From a single Phalacrocorax aristotelis chromosome 1, bGulAri2.1, whole genome shotgun sequence genomic region:
- the PTMS gene encoding parathymosin isoform X2: MELKRMRRRTLMMWMKKKVVMRMKRETRMGKSRMVMQKNDLQRRKRMKWIQRDRRQKTGLQLESSPPISSVPSISPPPFQPVLALSISLWLHTISDEERLEKLSNREDSSFLLTRRSSPSVAFPS, translated from the exons ggaggagaaCCCTGATGATGTGGATGAAGAAGAAGGTGGTGATGAGGATGAAG AGGGAGACGAGAATGGGCAAGAGCAGGATGGTCATGCAGAAAAACGatctgcagaggaggaagag GATGAAGTGGATCCAAAgagacagaagacagaaaacgGGTCTTCAGCTTGAGTCCTCCCCTCCCATCTCCTCTGTTCCGTCCATCTCTCCTCCTCCATTCCAGCCTGTGCTTGCACTGTCCATTAGCCTCTGGCTTCACACAATCTCAGATGAGGAAAGATTAGAAAAGCTCTCAAACAGGGAAGACAGCAGTTTCCTTCTCACCCGAAGATCTAGCCCATCCGTGGCATTCCCCAGCTGA